The proteins below are encoded in one region of Fusobacterium sp. JB019:
- a CDS encoding acyltransferase, with amino-acid sequence MGENTFINTNTTINCREQVKIGKNCLFGEGVRIYDHDHVFYLSDKLVERNKFKTKSILIGNNCWIGANAIILKGIKIGDNSVIGAGTIVTKDVPKNTIFHSKQNYFFEEKIREDIHD; translated from the coding sequence ATAGGAGAAAATACTTTTATAAATACAAATACAACAATTAATTGTAGAGAACAAGTAAAAATAGGTAAAAATTGTTTGTTTGGTGAAGGAGTTAGAATATATGATCATGATCATGTATTCTATTTGTCTGATAAACTAGTAGAAAGAAATAAATTTAAAACAAAATCAATATTGATAGGGAATAATTGCTGGATTGGAGCAAATGCAATTATTTTAAAAGGAATAAAAATAGGAGATAATTCTGTGATAGGTGCAGGGACAATTGTAACAAAAGATGTCCCTAAAAATACTATATTTCACTCAAAACAAAATTATTTTTTTGAAGAAAAAATTAGGGAGGATATCCATGATTAA
- a CDS encoding glycosyltransferase family 1 protein, translating to MIKVLQVVDSMNLGGIQSFLMSIYRNLDYDKIQFHFLVHTEKECFYDSEIRALGGKIFNVPARNQGINKNRKALIKFFENNKNYQIVHMHESSLSYIEPLNIAKKFGVKTRIIHSHSTGFSKGNYIHKILHKFHQLNIIKISTHRFSCSDKASRWMYGTENGVTIIKNGIDLKKYNFNMKIREEYRKKFKIQNNIVIGHVGRFTYPKNHIFLLKIFKKLLSYNEKFILLLVGEGPLKKEIEQLSMKLNINNKVIFLGGRKDISKILQSMDIFLFPSLYEGLPLSLVEAQAAGLKCIVSDSVTKQVNLTNFYYDFSLEKSSLEWAKFILKNINYRRNCCIDILKNKGFDIIDTAVWLQKFYVKESEEKNERDEKNKVNK from the coding sequence ATGATTAAAGTTTTACAGGTAGTGGATAGTATGAATTTAGGGGGGATACAATCATTTTTAATGAGTATTTATAGAAATTTAGATTACGACAAAATTCAGTTCCATTTTTTAGTTCATACAGAAAAAGAATGTTTTTATGATTCTGAAATTAGGGCATTAGGAGGAAAAATTTTTAATGTTCCCGCTAGAAATCAGGGTATAAATAAAAATAGAAAAGCGTTGATTAAATTTTTTGAAAATAATAAGAATTATCAAATAGTTCATATGCATGAATCTTCCTTGTCTTATATAGAACCATTAAATATAGCTAAGAAATTTGGAGTTAAGACAAGAATAATTCATAGTCATAGTACAGGTTTTTCAAAAGGGAATTATATACATAAAATTTTGCATAAATTTCATCAATTAAATATAATAAAAATATCTACTCATAGATTTTCTTGTTCTGATAAAGCTAGTAGGTGGATGTACGGAACAGAAAATGGGGTTACAATAATTAAAAATGGAATTGATTTAAAAAAATATAATTTTAATATGAAAATAAGAGAAGAATACAGAAAAAAATTTAAAATACAAAATAATATAGTAATAGGACATGTAGGAAGATTTACATATCCAAAAAATCACATTTTTTTATTAAAAATTTTCAAAAAATTACTAAGTTATAATGAAAAATTTATTTTATTATTAGTTGGAGAAGGCCCTTTAAAAAAAGAGATAGAGCAGTTATCAATGAAATTAAATATAAATAATAAAGTTATTTTTTTAGGTGGCAGAAAAGATATTAGTAAAATTTTACAGTCAATGGATATATTTTTATTTCCCTCATTATATGAAGGATTACCGTTGTCATTAGTAGAAGCACAAGCTGCTGGATTAAAATGTATAGTTTCAGATTCTGTAACTAAACAAGTTAATTTAACTAATTTTTATTATGATTTTTCTTTAGAAAAAAGTTCTTTAGAATGGGCTAAATTTATATTAAAAAATATAAATTATAGAAGAAATTGTTGTATTGATATCTTAAAAAATAAAGGTTTTGATATAATAGATACTGCAGTTTGGTTACAAAAATTTTATGTAAAAGAATCTGAGGAGAAAAATGAAAGAGATGAAAAAAATAAAGTTAACAAGTAA